The nucleotide sequence TCGGCATCATGGTTGCGTCTTGCTACTTCAATCGACTTCGGGGCTACTCAATCTCACCCTCAAACCAAGACGAGGGCCTCCTCGGCAACGCAAAGCTCGAGCCGCGTGACCAAGATGACCTCTTTGACGACTCGGATAGCTTCGATGAGGCTTCGCCCTCGCTGACGCCCGCAGCGGCCACGACGACCGAGACGCATCCTCCCAAGAAGCGATCATGCTGCGGCACCATCGTCCATACGCCCAATTCCTCGCGATACGCCAACTACCCCCACAGCCGCTTCATACAAAAGTTTCCCTTCTTGGTTGAGATGTTCTACTGGGCCATCAACCTGCTCTTCTACGTCAGTATCAAGGGTATCAGCGGCCTCATCTTTTCCACTGATGGAGTGTGGAAGATGGCTGAGGGCCACGGTATTGCTATTCTGAACTTTGAGCAAAATGGTCCCTTTAGCTTCTTGTTCCCGATGCGCGAGGTTGCTGTGCAAACCTTCTTCAGAGAAGGCCACCAAACCATGTTGACGATCCTGAATCGGGCCTACTCCCTCATCCATATTCCCGTCACTGTTAGGTACGTGGTAGCTGTGTCTCTCTGCTGAGAGAAGCCATTCTAACGCTCGATAGCTTCCTCGCCTGGTACTACTATGCCGCGCCGACCCACGCCCAGTTCGCCGCCGCCCGTCGCATGATGAG is from Fusarium keratoplasticum isolate Fu6.1 chromosome 11, whole genome shotgun sequence and encodes:
- a CDS encoding PAP2-3 domain-containing protein — encoded protein: MAEKAPEQPDVGQPQFAYHAVVEPFMIVGIMVASCYFNRLRGYSISPSNQDEGLLGNAKLEPRDQDDLFDDSDSFDEASPSLTPAAATTTETHPPKKRSCCGTIVHTPNSSRYANYPHSRFIQKFPFLVEMFYWAINLLFYVSIKGISGLIFSTDGVWKMAEGHGIAILNFEQNGPFSFLFPMREVAVQTFFREGHQTMLTILNRAYSLIHIPVTVSFLAWYYYAAPTHAQFAAARRMMSLTNIVSFCVFTTYPCMPPRLLPEEYGFFDTVRHEDAESIYATNQFFNQLAAFPSLHFGYSFCIGTVLMYHSGIFRRRLAPREKRMSKAWQIFFAVLSIVYPLFVLTIIVATANHYYLDALAATGVVAISWLCNRYLLYLLPLEDVFLWCVRLEKPVPTTGNRRG